A stretch of the Uranotaenia lowii strain MFRU-FL chromosome 3, ASM2978415v1, whole genome shotgun sequence genome encodes the following:
- the LOC129754153 gene encoding uncharacterized protein K02A2.6-like: MNRYKFSKRDQGVDEMGENFILAVKLLAENCNFKEFKDEAIRDRLVFGMREKELQYKILMEDDISLETVERMIVNSELAGQRAKIISENSGLASANILSIRHRLGRRDGYDRRLEGRGRDSNSGYRVRSRSRERDNSRERNSYEFNRNKQEWNNHDNARCNYCKRRGHIRKNCFLLNKTKSVKFVEEETSKDPVPFDKFNRMRLDHSEDESDIGCMMISRKISSNAPCMVEVIVEGKKLLMEVDTGSAASVISMAIYLKQLSYITVTKSSKKLVVVNGAKLSIFGEISVEARLNSLVYKLKLIILQSDINFTPLLGRDWLELFYPEWRTNFVPCKNIMALKTDLSLEQTISNIKSKFDKVFTQNFSEPITGYKADLTFKSYQPIFKRAYEVPFKIRDQFVKHLDMLESQGVISPVKASEWASPVIAVLKKDNDIRMVIDCKIAIGNHVLTAHKHQLKMAHVPLGRSRVFVSRNNNCKRRRDSLDSEAEFQGFPDEPLSLDVAASAMDKRITNGRSPIITRSRKRRLME; encoded by the exons ATGAACAGATACAAATTCAGCAAACGAGATCAAGGTGTTGATGAAATGggtgaaaatttcattctaGCAGTAAAGCTCTTAGCTGAAAATTGcaactttaaagaatttaaagacGAAGCTATTCGTGACCGGTTAGTTTTCGGGATGAGAGAAAAGGAattacaatataaaattttgatggaaGATGATATTAGCTTAGAAACAGTAGAACGAATGATTGTGAACAGCGAACTTGCTGGACAGCGAGCTAAAATCATTAGCGAGAATAGCGGTTTAGCGTCTGCGAATATTCTTTCCATAAGACATCGTTTGGGTCGAAGAGATGGCTATGATCGTCGTCTTGAGGGTCGTGGTCGTGATTCTAATTCCGGATATCGGGTTCGAAGCAGGAGTCGAGAACGTGATAACAGTAGGGAGCGAAACAGCTATGAATTTAATCGCAACAAACAGGAGTGGAATAATCATGATAACGCTAGATGTAACTACTGCAAACGTAGAGGGCACATCAGGAAAAACTGCTTCTTATTAAATAAGACTAAATCGGTGAAATTCGTTGAAGAGGAAACATCAAAGGATCCTGTGCCATTCGACAAGTTCAACAGAATGAGGTTGGATCATTCTGAAGATGAATCAGATATCGGTTGTATGATGATTTCCAGGAAGATTAGCAGTAACGCGCCTTGTATGGTTGAGGTGATAGTTGAAGGGAAAAAGTTACTTATGGAGGTGGATACAGGATCGGCAGCTTCGGTTATTAGTATGGCGATTTATCTGAAACAACTTAGCTACATTACGGTTaccaaatcatcaaaaaaactAGTAGTAGTTAATGGCGCAAAGCTTTCGATATTTGGTGAGATTTCAGTAGAAGCTAGATTGAACAGTTTAGTTTACAAGCTAAAACTTATCATCTTACAAAGTGATATCAATTTCACTCCCTTACTTGGGCGCGACTGGCTTGAGCTGTTTTATCCTGAATGGAGAACTAACTTTGTACCCTGTAAAAATATCATGGCCTTGAAAACGGATCTCAGTTTGGAGCAAACAATAAgtaatataaaatctaaatttgataaagtttttacaCAGAATTTTTCTGAACCAATTACAGGATACAAAGCAGATCtaacattcaaaagttatcagcCAATTTTTAAGCGAGCGTATGAGGTTCCTTTCAAAATAAGAGACCAGTTTGTTAAACATTTGGACATGTTGGAAAGCCAGGGCGTGATTTCACCAGTAAAGGCTAGCGAGTGGGCATCTCCTGTAATAGCGGTTTTGAAGAAGGACAACGACATCCGAATGGTTATAGACTGCAAG ATAGCCATTGGTAATCACGTTCTGACGGCGCACAAGCATCAACTCAAGATGGCTCATGTGCCTTTGGGTCGTTCCAGGGTGTTCGTCTCTCGGAATAACAATTGCAAACGTCGGAGAGATTCCTTAGACAGTGAAGCGGAGTTCCAAGGATTTCCAGACGAACCGCTGAGCCTAGATGTGGCAGCGTCAGCGATGGATAAACGAATT